A window of the Brumimicrobium sp. genome harbors these coding sequences:
- a CDS encoding SDR family oxidoreductase, whose product MGNNLLKGKRGIIFGALNNKSIAWKVAELAHEEGATFVLTNAPVALRMGEINELAAQTGSQIIGADATSEEDLSNLIDQSMEILGGKIDFILHSIGMSPNVRKGFHYTDINYAFYDKTLDISAASLHKVLATAMKKDAINEWGSVLALSYIAAQRIFPDYNDMADAKSLLESISRSFGYHYGIKKKVRINTISQSPTPTTAGEGIKGFNEFVSFSDKMSPLGNASAEACAKYCIAMFSDYTKYVTMQNLFHDGGFSSTGVTQEVIDKFTE is encoded by the coding sequence ATGGGAAATAATTTGTTAAAAGGAAAAAGAGGAATCATTTTTGGAGCTTTAAATAATAAGTCAATCGCTTGGAAAGTAGCTGAGTTGGCTCATGAAGAAGGAGCTACTTTTGTATTAACAAATGCACCAGTTGCATTACGCATGGGAGAAATCAATGAATTAGCTGCCCAAACAGGAAGTCAGATTATTGGTGCAGATGCTACGAGTGAAGAAGATTTGAGCAATTTAATTGACCAATCTATGGAGATATTAGGTGGGAAAATCGATTTTATTTTACACTCCATAGGAATGTCTCCAAACGTTCGTAAGGGCTTCCATTATACAGATATTAATTACGCATTTTATGATAAAACCTTAGACATTTCTGCTGCTTCTTTACATAAGGTATTGGCAACTGCTATGAAAAAGGATGCTATAAACGAGTGGGGTTCTGTATTAGCTTTAAGCTATATTGCAGCACAACGTATTTTCCCAGATTATAATGACATGGCAGATGCTAAATCATTATTAGAGTCTATCTCTAGAAGCTTTGGTTACCATTATGGAATTAAAAAGAAGGTGAGAATCAATACTATATCTCAATCGCCAACTCCCACTACAGCAGGTGAGGGAATTAAAGGGTTTAATGAGTTTGTTTCATTCAGCGATAAAATGAGTCCGCTAGGTAACGCTTCGGCAGAGGCTTGCGCAAAATACTGTATTGCGATGTTCTCAGATTATACGAAGTATGTAACGATGCAAAATCTCTTCCATGATGGAGGATTTAGTTCTACGGGAGTAACCCAAGAAGTAATTGATAAGTTTACAGAATAA
- a CDS encoding T9SS type A sorting domain-containing protein — translation MKNYVLSFLASVGMFTSFAQEYSCQHAKSTQSNVYNKSGLLSPHEINLTEKYDVYYYKLDVNVERTSEDIDGTVEMRAKVRNSSMDTILFELHPFLTITDIRLNGSTIAFDRVNTAVIVKTNLAAGTDFKLEIDYGGTPPNSGTDPNSGGAMSNETSPYWGGQVTWTLSEPFYAYEWFPCKQSLRDKIDSVDIWVTTDISNKVGSNGLLANITDMGNGKHRYEWKNRYPIDYYLISIAVSDYQEYSYYVHWPEDYNDSMLVQNYLYNNQYILNFYKTKIDNTGNYILALSQKFGKYPFWNEKYGHAMGEFGGGMEHQTMTTLIDFGKSLVVHELAHQWFGDLVTCSSWADIWVNEGFAAYAEYLMEEGNPTNAASLLTDLHDAVMQQPGGSVWVEDSLNMSRIFSGRLTYNKGGAIIHTMRHIINNDSLFYAGLQNYLDTYKYGTASGLELQAIMETTSGVSLTNFMQEWYFGEGYPTYSARWNQINDQLFIELSQTTSTPSVTPLFTTPVEFQFTRDLGDTIIRMNINNSTQFLQIPIQGVVTNLSKIDPKNYIINDIGTITHDPSLSVASEVKTDSEIKIYPNPTDGPLNIEFPTSGNYTIKVVNAEGKLVETYTLNNTNKAFIQLVDKGWCMLQIEDVDQRIITRKIIKR, via the coding sequence ATGAAAAACTATGTTTTAAGTTTTCTTGCTTCAGTAGGAATGTTTACCTCTTTTGCTCAAGAATATTCTTGTCAACATGCAAAATCCACACAATCAAATGTATATAATAAGTCTGGATTGCTTTCACCGCACGAAATAAATCTTACTGAAAAATATGATGTTTATTATTATAAATTAGATGTAAATGTAGAACGCACTTCGGAAGATATAGATGGAACGGTAGAGATGCGTGCTAAAGTTAGAAACAGCTCCATGGACACAATTTTATTTGAGCTTCATCCTTTTTTAACAATTACAGATATACGACTCAATGGAAGTACAATTGCATTTGATAGAGTAAATACAGCAGTCATCGTAAAAACTAATCTGGCTGCTGGAACTGATTTTAAATTAGAAATTGACTATGGAGGTACTCCTCCAAATAGTGGTACAGACCCAAATTCTGGCGGAGCTATGTCAAATGAAACATCACCATATTGGGGTGGACAAGTAACTTGGACCCTCAGTGAACCTTTTTATGCGTATGAATGGTTTCCTTGTAAACAATCTTTACGTGATAAAATTGATTCGGTAGATATTTGGGTTACGACAGACATCAGCAACAAAGTAGGATCAAATGGATTATTAGCAAACATCACCGACATGGGCAATGGGAAACATAGATATGAATGGAAAAATAGATATCCCATCGATTATTATTTAATTTCTATAGCTGTTTCTGATTATCAGGAATACTCCTACTATGTTCATTGGCCAGAAGACTATAACGATTCTATGCTAGTTCAAAATTACTTATATAACAATCAATATATTTTAAATTTCTACAAAACAAAAATTGACAACACAGGAAATTATATTTTAGCTCTTTCACAAAAATTTGGAAAATATCCATTCTGGAATGAAAAATACGGTCATGCCATGGGTGAATTTGGTGGTGGTATGGAACATCAAACAATGACTACTCTCATTGATTTTGGCAAATCTTTAGTGGTGCATGAATTAGCTCACCAATGGTTTGGAGATTTAGTAACTTGTTCTTCATGGGCTGATATTTGGGTAAACGAAGGGTTTGCAGCATACGCAGAATACCTAATGGAAGAGGGAAATCCAACTAATGCAGCAAGTTTACTAACTGATTTACATGATGCAGTCATGCAACAACCAGGTGGTAGTGTTTGGGTAGAAGATTCATTAAATATGTCCCGGATTTTTAGTGGACGTTTAACATATAACAAAGGAGGTGCTATCATCCATACTATGCGTCATATCATCAACAACGATTCTTTGTTCTATGCAGGATTACAAAATTATTTAGACACCTATAAATATGGAACTGCGTCTGGGTTAGAATTACAAGCTATTATGGAGACAACAAGTGGTGTATCTTTGACAAACTTCATGCAAGAATGGTATTTTGGAGAAGGGTATCCTACCTATTCTGCAAGATGGAATCAAATTAATGATCAGCTTTTTATAGAATTATCACAAACAACATCTACTCCAAGTGTTACTCCACTATTTACCACTCCCGTAGAGTTTCAATTCACGCGTGATTTAGGTGACACGATTATCAGAATGAATATAAATAACAGTACACAATTTCTACAAATTCCTATCCAAGGCGTAGTTACTAATTTAAGTAAAATAGATCCTAAAAACTACATTATTAATGATATTGGAACTATCACTCATGATCCTTCACTTAGTGTGGCTTCTGAAGTTAAAACAGATTCTGAAATAAAAATTTACCCAAATCCAACGGATGGCCCTTTGAATATCGAATTTCCAACTTCAGGCAATTATACAATAAAAGTAGTTAATGCTGAAGGAAAACTAGTAGAAACATACACGCTAAACAATACCAACAAGGCCTTTATACAATTAGTTGATAAAGGATGGTGCATGCTACAAATTGAAGATGTAGATCAAAGAATTATTACTCGTAAGATTATAAAGCGATAA
- a CDS encoding nucleotide sugar dehydrogenase — MREIKKITCIGAGYVGGPTMSVIAQKNPQIQVTVVDLNAKRIDLWNHTDLSKLPIFEPGLDNVVAEARGRNLFFSTDIEKAIDEADMIFISVNTPTKNYGRGKGQAADLKYIELCARQIAEISKDDKIIVEKSTLPVRTAAAIKSILKHTGNGVNFQVLSNPEFLAEGTAIQDLHNPDRVLIGGENEEAIQKLVDIYSAWVPKDRIITTNLWSSELSKLVANAFLAQRVSSINAISELCEVTGADVNEVAHAIGRDSRIGSKFLKASVGFGGSCFQKDILNLVYIARSYNLHEVADYWEQVIIMNNHQRERFAERIIKTMYNTVNSKKIAILGWAFKKDTNDTRESAAIYVADYLLEEEAEIVVYDPKVTAAQIYADLDYLGTRSPELNRKWVKVAQTPYEAMDKAHAVAILTEWDEFKEYDWKKVKENMNKPAFVFDGRKLLNRTTMRELGFDYYAIGE; from the coding sequence ATGAGAGAAATTAAGAAAATAACATGTATTGGAGCGGGATATGTAGGAGGTCCTACAATGTCTGTTATAGCCCAAAAAAATCCACAAATTCAGGTGACAGTCGTGGATTTGAATGCAAAACGTATTGACTTATGGAATCATACTGATTTGAGTAAGTTGCCCATTTTTGAGCCAGGATTGGATAACGTAGTAGCAGAAGCTAGAGGTCGAAATTTGTTCTTTTCTACAGATATCGAAAAAGCTATTGATGAGGCAGACATGATTTTTATCTCTGTAAACACACCAACTAAAAACTATGGAAGAGGTAAAGGGCAGGCAGCTGACTTAAAGTATATAGAATTATGTGCTCGCCAAATTGCGGAGATATCTAAAGATGATAAAATTATTGTAGAAAAATCTACTTTACCAGTGCGTACAGCAGCCGCTATTAAAAGTATTTTAAAGCATACAGGAAATGGGGTGAATTTTCAAGTACTCTCAAATCCTGAATTTTTAGCAGAAGGTACTGCAATACAAGATTTACATAACCCCGACAGAGTGTTGATAGGCGGGGAAAATGAAGAAGCAATTCAAAAATTGGTTGATATTTACAGCGCTTGGGTACCAAAAGATAGGATTATAACAACTAATTTATGGTCTTCCGAATTATCTAAATTGGTAGCTAATGCTTTTTTAGCACAACGTGTTTCTTCCATTAATGCTATTTCGGAATTATGTGAAGTTACTGGTGCAGATGTGAATGAGGTGGCTCATGCCATTGGAAGAGATAGCCGTATTGGTTCAAAATTCTTAAAAGCTTCAGTTGGTTTTGGAGGTTCTTGTTTTCAAAAGGATATTTTAAATTTGGTATATATTGCACGTTCCTATAATTTACATGAGGTTGCAGATTATTGGGAACAAGTTATCATAATGAATAATCACCAAAGAGAACGTTTTGCTGAACGTATCATCAAAACGATGTACAACACAGTCAACAGCAAAAAAATTGCAATTTTGGGTTGGGCTTTTAAGAAAGATACCAACGATACACGTGAATCAGCTGCTATTTATGTGGCAGATTATTTATTGGAAGAGGAAGCCGAAATTGTAGTGTATGATCCCAAAGTAACAGCAGCGCAGATCTATGCCGACTTGGATTATTTAGGAACACGCTCTCCGGAATTAAATAGAAAATGGGTGAAAGTTGCCCAAACTCCTTATGAAGCAATGGATAAAGCACATGCTGTGGCAATACTTACTGAGTGGGATGAGTTTAAAGAGTACGACTGGAAGAAAGTGAAAGAAAATATGAATAAGCCTGCATTTGTGTTTGATGGTAGGAAATTATTGAATCGTACTACTATGCGGGAACTTGGTTTCGATTATTATGCTATTGGAGAATAG
- a CDS encoding glycosyltransferase family 2 protein translates to MKENELKISIVIPLFNEVESLPELHQWIIKVMKEHNYTYEIVFVDDGSTDGSWNKIEELQQIDTNIRGIKFQRNYGKSAALQKGFEVVKGKFVITMDADLQDSPEEIPEMVRMLEEDGYDLVSGWKKKRFDPISKTIPTKLYNWTVRRMTGIYLHDFNCGLKAYKLVVVKSVEIYGDMHRYIPPLAKYAGFHKIGEKVVQHQARKYGVSKFGLNRFVHGPLDLLSVAFMGKFSKKPMHLFGTIGAIMFVIGFGFALYLGIDKFISLYSTHRAPLLATRAEFYIALTSMILGSQFFLAGFLAELIGRNSSTRNVYLIEQEI, encoded by the coding sequence ATGAAAGAAAACGAACTAAAAATATCTATTGTTATTCCTTTGTTTAATGAGGTAGAGTCACTTCCTGAACTTCATCAATGGATAATTAAAGTGATGAAGGAACACAATTATACGTATGAGATAGTTTTTGTAGATGATGGAAGTACAGATGGTTCGTGGAATAAGATTGAAGAGTTACAACAAATAGATACAAATATTCGGGGAATTAAATTTCAACGGAATTATGGAAAATCAGCTGCTTTACAAAAAGGTTTTGAGGTAGTTAAAGGTAAATTCGTGATTACGATGGATGCCGACTTACAAGATTCTCCAGAAGAAATTCCCGAAATGGTGCGTATGCTTGAAGAGGATGGTTATGATTTGGTTTCTGGATGGAAGAAGAAGCGTTTTGATCCAATTTCCAAAACTATTCCAACGAAATTATATAACTGGACTGTGCGTAGGATGACAGGGATATATTTACATGATTTTAATTGCGGTTTAAAAGCATACAAATTAGTGGTAGTGAAAAGTGTTGAAATTTATGGAGATATGCATCGCTATATTCCACCTTTAGCAAAATATGCTGGTTTTCATAAGATAGGAGAGAAAGTGGTACAGCACCAAGCTCGTAAATATGGCGTTTCTAAATTTGGATTGAATCGTTTCGTACATGGACCCCTTGATTTACTGTCTGTAGCTTTCATGGGAAAATTTAGCAAAAAACCAATGCACCTTTTTGGAACCATTGGAGCTATTATGTTTGTTATTGGCTTTGGTTTTGCACTTTACTTAGGAATTGATAAATTTATCAGTCTATACTCAACGCATAGAGCACCTTTGTTGGCTACACGCGCTGAATTTTATATAGCATTGACCTCTATGATTTTAGGGAGTCAATTCTTTTTAGCTGGTTTTTTAGCTGAGTTGATAGGTAGGAACTCCTCTACGCGTAATGTTTATTTAATTGAACAGGAAATATAA
- a CDS encoding helix-hairpin-helix domain-containing protein has translation MKWLLSILLVGVCFQMYAQSKAEIIQERIEFLAQEMEVEDISMEDIFEVLNDYYDHPLNLNTATQEEMQSLMLLNDFQIKSLLKWRDEKGLFKTLYELTEIDYWDLLTLEQIMPFVRVSEVKEKQKRNFKEYLKEGKIEGYMRYIQNIERKDGYQRVSDEEKEASNKYYWGDPSKIYSRFRYTHKKDLSVGVTMEKDPGEQLFGKTQPYGFDFYSAHAYYGGGKIIRKAVLGDYQLQIGQGLAFWTGYGFSKTADASTVKKNAGGIKPYNSTDEARFLRGAGLELGYRNFSFTSFVSYKGVDGSIQSLDTLENEEARLASSINQSGYHRTTSELARKNSMHELIYGAVAKYQTRVFHIGLNAIQQSYNTYFKREESLINKYQFEGKNLLNLSADYSVIIRNLSLFGEVAMSADTRKLAVLQGMDLAVGRGITLSALYRNYPKDYHTFYSTGFGDGGNTINESGFYFGGTFRLHKAWILNAYMDLFSSPWLKYRVDGPSKGNEVFAQLKYKPNTRFETYLRVRQKNKMQNASEYVGNIRPIETYRQMKYQWGLSVKLSGGWWWKSRIDFVTDNRPSKGLQKGFALSQDILYRPNKLPIEISLRYAIFSTDSYDTRIYAYEYNLQNVFSIPTYYGKGSRAYILLRYSFFKDHFDVWLRYAVFVYDGPGYISSGSEKINGNVKSEFGAQLRFKF, from the coding sequence ATGAAATGGTTGCTCTCCATATTGTTAGTGGGTGTTTGTTTCCAGATGTACGCACAAAGTAAAGCAGAAATCATTCAAGAAAGAATAGAGTTTTTAGCTCAAGAAATGGAGGTGGAAGATATTTCTATGGAGGATATCTTTGAAGTGCTCAATGATTACTATGATCATCCGTTGAACTTGAATACAGCCACTCAAGAAGAAATGCAATCCTTGATGCTATTAAATGATTTTCAAATTAAATCCCTACTGAAATGGAGAGATGAAAAGGGTTTGTTTAAAACTTTATATGAACTTACTGAAATAGATTATTGGGATTTACTCACTTTAGAACAAATAATGCCGTTTGTACGGGTTTCAGAAGTAAAAGAAAAGCAAAAACGCAATTTTAAAGAATATCTTAAAGAAGGAAAAATAGAAGGGTATATGCGTTACATCCAAAACATTGAGCGTAAAGATGGGTATCAACGTGTTTCTGACGAAGAAAAAGAGGCAAGCAATAAATATTATTGGGGAGACCCGAGTAAAATATATTCTCGTTTTCGCTATACGCATAAAAAAGATCTAAGTGTTGGGGTGACTATGGAGAAAGACCCGGGAGAACAACTGTTTGGTAAAACACAACCTTATGGCTTTGATTTTTATAGTGCCCATGCGTATTATGGAGGAGGAAAAATAATACGTAAAGCAGTATTAGGTGATTATCAGTTACAAATAGGGCAAGGCTTGGCTTTTTGGACAGGTTATGGATTTAGCAAAACTGCTGATGCATCTACGGTTAAAAAAAATGCAGGTGGTATTAAACCCTATAATTCTACAGACGAAGCACGTTTTCTTCGTGGGGCAGGTTTAGAGTTGGGATATCGAAATTTTTCTTTTACTTCCTTTGTTTCTTATAAAGGGGTCGATGGTTCCATCCAGAGTTTAGATACATTGGAAAATGAAGAAGCTCGTTTGGCTTCCTCAATCAATCAATCTGGGTATCACCGAACAACTTCAGAATTAGCACGTAAAAATAGTATGCACGAATTGATTTATGGAGCTGTTGCTAAATATCAAACACGTGTGTTCCATATAGGTTTAAATGCAATTCAGCAAAGCTATAACACGTATTTCAAACGAGAGGAAAGTTTGATAAATAAATATCAATTTGAGGGCAAAAACCTACTCAATTTAAGCGCTGACTATTCTGTGATAATTCGTAATTTGAGTTTATTTGGAGAGGTTGCTATGAGTGCTGATACACGCAAATTAGCAGTGTTGCAAGGGATGGACTTAGCAGTGGGAAGAGGTATAACTCTTTCTGCTTTGTACAGAAATTACCCTAAAGATTACCATACATTCTATTCTACCGGTTTTGGAGATGGAGGAAACACGATAAATGAGTCAGGATTTTATTTTGGGGGAACCTTTAGATTACATAAAGCATGGATATTAAATGCTTATATGGATTTATTCAGTTCTCCTTGGTTAAAGTATCGTGTTGATGGCCCAAGTAAAGGGAATGAAGTCTTTGCTCAATTGAAATATAAACCTAACACACGTTTTGAAACATATCTTAGAGTTCGCCAAAAGAATAAGATGCAAAATGCGAGTGAATACGTAGGGAATATACGCCCAATAGAAACATATCGACAAATGAAATACCAATGGGGCTTATCTGTTAAACTATCTGGAGGTTGGTGGTGGAAATCGCGTATTGATTTTGTAACAGATAATCGTCCAAGCAAAGGATTACAAAAAGGATTTGCATTATCTCAAGATATCTTATATAGACCAAATAAATTACCCATTGAAATTTCTTTAAGATATGCTATTTTTAGCACAGATAGCTACGATACTCGTATTTATGCCTATGAGTATAACTTACAAAATGTTTTTAGTATTCCAACATATTACGGAAAGGGTAGTAGGGCTTATATCTTATTGCGATATAGCTTCTTTAAAGATCATTTTGATGTGTGGTTACGTTATGCCGTATTTGTATATGACGGACCAGGTTATATTAGTAGTGGTTCCGAAAAAATTAACGGAAATGTAAAAAGTGAATTTGGAGCACAACTGAGATTTAAATTTTAG
- a CDS encoding S8 family serine peptidase: MKLIKIIFLVLNLLISYISIGQLAKTEPPRSVKGDVIIRMEKGGNPYTLVTRMPAYLDFKVTQSLAEKSDIWLLHFNEDNSTKENAINLLLRDRTVRIAQPNRFVELRAIPNDPNYGNQWQHTKINSPGAWDITTGGKTTNGHDIVVALMESADVINHNDLKDNRWINTAEIPGNGIDDDGNGFVDDYNGWNSSSNNDNIGTGSHGTSCAGMIGAKGNNSLGVAGINWDVKIMVINLSSGTEAGVIAGYNYALQQRLLWNQTNGASGAFVVASSASWGYDGANPNDYPIWCGFYDDLGQAGILNVGATTNQNWNVDQTGDVPTACPSDYMVSVTATNSSDIIDFAGYGLTTIDIAAPGSSIYTTAPNNGYTSTSGTSFACPLTAGLIALMYSSPCESIESLAMSDPQGTADIVRKALFDGVDKTTYLQGKVKYGGRINAKKSIDTLMAVICNSCLPPLNIQTANIQENTAEVTFDGDGDNYTIYYQASGDINWLTSTSSTTSFSLAGLNSCTEYAYYIKSECSGEDSNPTAIKTFTTSGCGNCVDLNYCTTGTNDPATRLIVHNPASIAGTYAYEAAGFGGNVGNGYVYGELVLVDDGSANPTEGCNTLINSAQLNGNIAVVRRGTCPFTQKAINAQNAGAKAIIVVNNVAGAPISMGGTDPNVTIPAIMISQANGNTLINAINNNDHPMALLGAQKEWIESITLNGNVHSTGNNNGYYFGSASTAIERGAPYSLKIQPGFAGDTLLEYSRVWIDVNQDGVFDASEIVFDQSNASFGVVNGNFTLPLSTPLGSTRMRVQMAYQGYGSSALPAVCGTYTSGEIEDYCIEIIEQGTSGIESAILNAVTLYPNPANTQLTISNKNFDPVLVDIYSSNGQLLQSLSTQSENTIISTENWATGIYLIRISDSKAFSVTKKITIIH, from the coding sequence ATGAAACTAATTAAAATAATATTTTTAGTGCTTAACTTATTGATATCATATATTTCAATAGGTCAACTTGCCAAAACAGAGCCACCTCGTTCAGTAAAAGGAGATGTCATAATTCGTATGGAAAAAGGAGGAAATCCATACACTTTGGTAACACGTATGCCTGCATATCTGGATTTCAAAGTAACTCAATCTCTTGCTGAAAAATCTGACATTTGGTTGCTTCACTTCAATGAAGATAATTCTACAAAAGAAAATGCAATTAATTTATTGTTACGGGACAGAACCGTTCGCATTGCACAGCCCAATAGATTTGTGGAATTAAGAGCCATTCCTAACGATCCAAATTATGGAAATCAATGGCAACACACCAAAATAAATTCTCCGGGGGCTTGGGATATTACCACTGGGGGAAAAACCACTAATGGGCATGATATCGTGGTTGCTTTAATGGAAAGTGCTGATGTTATTAACCATAATGACTTAAAGGATAATCGTTGGATTAACACGGCAGAAATACCGGGAAATGGCATAGATGATGATGGAAATGGTTTTGTAGATGATTATAACGGTTGGAATTCTTCATCAAATAACGACAATATCGGAACTGGAAGTCACGGAACAAGTTGCGCTGGAATGATAGGAGCGAAAGGAAATAATAGCTTAGGCGTTGCAGGTATTAATTGGGATGTAAAAATCATGGTAATTAATTTGTCATCTGGCACAGAGGCTGGTGTTATTGCTGGCTATAACTATGCTTTACAGCAACGACTCCTTTGGAATCAAACCAACGGGGCAAGTGGCGCTTTTGTAGTTGCTTCAAGTGCTTCTTGGGGTTATGATGGTGCCAATCCAAATGATTATCCTATTTGGTGTGGTTTCTACGATGATTTAGGTCAAGCCGGAATTTTAAATGTAGGAGCAACCACAAACCAAAATTGGAATGTGGACCAAACAGGAGATGTGCCTACTGCCTGCCCAAGTGATTACATGGTTTCTGTGACTGCAACAAATTCAAGTGATATTATTGATTTTGCTGGATATGGTTTAACCACAATTGACATAGCTGCTCCTGGATCATCTATTTATACAACTGCCCCTAACAATGGATATACTAGCACCTCAGGCACTTCTTTTGCTTGTCCACTAACCGCAGGGTTAATAGCACTGATGTATAGTTCTCCATGTGAAAGTATTGAATCATTAGCTATGTCAGACCCGCAAGGAACTGCCGACATTGTACGCAAAGCATTATTTGATGGAGTAGATAAAACTACTTATCTTCAAGGAAAGGTTAAATATGGCGGCAGAATCAATGCGAAAAAATCCATTGATACCTTAATGGCAGTAATTTGTAATTCGTGTTTACCTCCACTCAATATTCAAACGGCAAATATCCAAGAAAATACAGCTGAAGTTACATTTGATGGAGATGGAGATAATTACACTATTTACTATCAGGCATCTGGAGACATAAATTGGCTGACTTCAACTTCCAGTACTACCTCCTTCTCTCTTGCTGGATTAAATAGCTGTACAGAATATGCCTATTATATTAAATCTGAATGTAGCGGTGAAGATAGTAATCCAACAGCTATTAAAACATTCACTACGAGCGGATGCGGAAATTGTGTGGATTTAAATTACTGCACAACAGGTACTAACGACCCTGCAACTCGCCTTATTGTTCACAATCCCGCATCCATTGCTGGAACTTATGCGTACGAAGCAGCAGGATTTGGAGGAAACGTTGGAAATGGGTATGTCTATGGCGAATTAGTATTGGTAGATGACGGAAGTGCGAATCCAACTGAAGGTTGTAACACACTTATAAATTCAGCCCAACTTAATGGCAACATTGCCGTTGTAAGAAGAGGTACATGCCCCTTCACACAGAAAGCTATCAATGCACAAAATGCAGGTGCCAAAGCTATTATTGTAGTAAACAATGTTGCCGGAGCTCCAATATCCATGGGCGGAACAGATCCCAATGTGACAATCCCAGCAATTATGATTTCTCAGGCAAATGGAAATACGCTTATAAATGCTATTAATAACAATGATCATCCAATGGCTTTATTAGGAGCGCAAAAGGAATGGATAGAATCTATTACCCTAAATGGTAATGTTCATAGCACGGGAAATAACAATGGATATTATTTCGGCAGTGCATCTACGGCTATTGAAAGAGGAGCTCCCTATAGTTTGAAGATACAACCGGGTTTCGCAGGAGATACTCTACTAGAATATTCAAGAGTATGGATAGATGTAAATCAAGACGGTGTCTTTGACGCAAGTGAAATTGTATTTGATCAAAGTAACGCTAGCTTTGGAGTGGTAAATGGTAACTTTACGCTTCCATTATCTACTCCATTAGGAAGTACACGTATGCGAGTACAGATGGCTTACCAAGGGTACGGTTCATCCGCTTTACCTGCAGTTTGTGGCACTTATACAAGTGGAGAAATAGAAGACTATTGTATAGAGATAATTGAACAAGGTACATCAGGAATAGAGTCAGCCATATTAAATGCTGTTACGCTATATCCAAATCCAGCAAATACGCAACTTACTATCTCAAATAAGAATTTCGATCCAGTTTTAGTAGATATCTATAGTTCAAATGGTCAGCTTTTACAATCTCTTTCTACACAAAGTGAAAACACCATAATTTCTACTGAAAATTGGGCAACTGGAATTTACCTCATCAGAATCTCAGATTCAAAAGCATTCTCAGTAACTAAGAAAATTACGATTATTCATTAA
- a CDS encoding HAD-IIIA family hydrolase encodes MPVFHIDSTWTLFLDRDGVLNHRKMGGYIESIEEFEFLPHVISGLKRLRPMFARIIIVTNQQGIAKGVYSLEQLDAIHQYMLLEFEKNGIHIDQIYVATNLKGDINDRRKPHSKMGIEAKLDFPEIDFRKSIMVGDTDSDIEFGTKLGMKTVLIKSEERVLHNSDLYVNNLIELANEIQI; translated from the coding sequence ATGCCAGTGTTTCATATAGATTCAACTTGGACATTGTTTTTAGATAGGGACGGTGTACTTAATCATAGGAAAATGGGAGGGTATATTGAATCCATCGAAGAATTTGAATTCTTACCACATGTTATTTCGGGATTAAAAAGACTTCGCCCAATGTTTGCACGTATTATTATAGTCACGAATCAGCAAGGTATTGCAAAAGGCGTTTATTCTTTGGAACAATTGGATGCTATTCATCAATATATGTTGCTTGAATTTGAAAAAAATGGAATTCATATCGACCAAATTTATGTGGCAACCAATCTGAAAGGAGATATCAATGACCGAAGAAAGCCTCATTCTAAGATGGGGATAGAAGCAAAATTAGACTTCCCTGAAATAGATTTTCGAAAATCCATTATGGTAGGTGATACAGATTCAGATATAGAATTTGGAACAAAACTTGGTATGAAAACCGTATTGATAAAATCTGAAGAAAGAGTGTTACATAATTCAGATTTATACGTTAATAACCTTATAGAATTAGCTAATGAAATTCAAATATAA